Genomic DNA from Noviherbaspirillum saxi:
AGAACTGGCTGGGCGCCTTTCAGCTGGCTGACGGCAAATGGGCTTACTTCGCGGTCCGGGATGGTAACTTCCTGCCCAACGGCGACTATGCCGGCACGCGCGAAGAGGTGCTGGAACGGCTGCATGGCGACTATGGCCTGGGCGGATGGAACGTGGTCATCGGCGAACCGGAACTGGAAAGCCAGGGTTTTCACAATTTCAATGCCAGGCGCATCAGCGAACTGGTACCGCGTAAGCATGGTGGACGGCTGTGGGCTCCGTCGGCGTATGCATTGCGCCCCGTCGCGCGTCAAGTGCCATGGAAGCTGGCGGCGGGCATGGCATTGGCGTCGGTCGTGCTGGGCAGTGCCGGCTATATCGGCTGGCGGCAATATCAACTCAAGAAAGAAGAAGAGGAACGCGCGCGCGCCATGGAAGAAATGCGCAGGCGCATCCAGGCCGGCCAGGCAGCGATAGAAGCGCCGCATCCGTGGCCGGCCAAACCCCTGCCGGAAAAGCTCGCGCGCGCCTGCGCGCCGGAGCTTGCGTTGATGTCGGCCGGCGGCTGGCAGCTCGACGAACTGCGGTGCACGCCAACGCAGATTGCTTATGCGTGGTCGCGCGGCAGCTCAAGCGTCGGCTATCTGCTTGAACAGGTGCCGCAGGCGATCGTCGATATCAGCGGCGCCAAGGCCAGCCTCGCCAAGCCGCTGTCGCTCGGCACCAGCAAGGACGAAGCCTTGCTCGAATCCAAGGGCTTGATCGACACCTTGCTCGCACGCCTGCAGTCGCTGGGCGTGACGCCAAAGATCGCGCTGCTGCCCCAGCAACTGCCGCCGCCGCCACCGCCTTCGCCGCCGGGCGTGGAGAACAAGCTGCCGCAGCCGCCAAGCTGGAAATCCTACAGTCTCACGATCAACGCCGGCAGCA
This window encodes:
- the pilO2 gene encoding type 4b pilus protein PilO2; translated protein: MAIHIIQDGKTRLICGLFWQSLSRPRDLRAEALTLAKKINFDLMVLRRDQATAQAGYANSKEGGQSGMISLAAAAARTIATEGAYYDGRQQPAQNWLGAFQLADGKWAYFAVRDGNFLPNGDYAGTREEVLERLHGDYGLGGWNVVIGEPELESQGFHNFNARRISELVPRKHGGRLWAPSAYALRPVARQVPWKLAAGMALASVVLGSAGYIGWRQYQLKKEEEERARAMEEMRRRIQAGQAAIEAPHPWPAKPLPEKLARACAPELALMSAGGWQLDELRCTPTQIAYAWSRGSSSVGYLLEQVPQAIVDISGAKASLAKPLSLGTSKDEALLESKGLIDTLLARLQSLGVTPKIALLPQQLPPPPPPSPPGVENKLPQPPSWKSYSLTINAGSMPPADVASILIQPGVRLEQLTYRAGEWVIEGVIYAK